In Balearica regulorum gibbericeps isolate bBalReg1 chromosome 32, bBalReg1.pri, whole genome shotgun sequence, a single genomic region encodes these proteins:
- the MDC1 gene encoding mediator of DNA damage checkpoint protein 1 isoform X4 — translation MAISNVRCRNHSLNPKKVADPDVKHLEGSNPTLDIESDTDVKVPPKTALFHPNCHPTALEVSNNPDVEEGVKNPDVGGAKNGFGMLVVDSDTDVEEVEVLPDVVCPKIRRMDKKTLSVEMETPNPDVGGPKNGCWTLVESNTDVEMESSNSVEGPKNRHQMLTVDSDTDVEENGANPDIGCPQTHQTTQNVPKTRNTEMETHSADIEGSQKGHQMLTVDSDTDVEENGANSDVGYPKAHQTTQNLPKIPIIEMQNADVEGSQKGHGMLTVDSDTDVEENGANPDVGYPKTHRTTQNLPKIPIIEMQNADVEGSQKGHGMLTVDSDTDVEEDTSNRDVHPESHRTAPRDPDVKTETTNRDVEGQQILLVESDTDVEDDTSNPDVGTSKTHQVTQNVPRSPDVETKSPNPRAEGPQNQHWTLAVDSDTDVEENEVNPSVECPKTHRITPKTCRDPDVEMRNPNPHAEELPNEHRNLEVDSDTDVDDDNLSQAVFCPKSHKTPQNTRKDPTVVMETPNPDVGGLSHGSVAPNGDSDTDVEDLNALPNIGAPKTHGITHEVMETVAKMAAAPDVDPERPTRTSDDPDVKMSFPAPDVGAPKARCPVLNVDSDTDVEDNGIIPDVGTVQGCQGASGDPDVVMTSPNPDVSSTMRPGDGSDTDMEEVAPTPDVRSRIQTRIRTRNRSHPETEDPTVGSNTAVEETDPNQQKSSPNRQSLSPKPHGAASVGGVVSKHHVSAPNTDEKPPNPDVGVQQDNGETLVRGEDPVVQPDVSTPKSPHPSANLDVTGGADGGPSSTEAISGGDTGGDASAMVTESDIDEDPDLFLEPTQSFLPPVPEGAAPDWDPEEPTQPFFLPEEEEQPPLAPPQDPPGPWVPPMMTVTPVTPGREGPRRSQRLARSRGGGATEGGASGRGGATEGGASGRGGASRVRGGAPPVPAPVRRSPRLRTRPTPPEPPTVKGQVVPRPPPKPRPHRAGHAPSKRQAQEEEEEPPEVVGPQLRPRGGPSSTPLKVLFTGVVASPGMEVALKTLGGSMATSVFDCTHLVTDRVRRTVKFLCAVARGIPIVTPEWLHESTRSGRVLAPGPFLVRDSQQERHFGFSLAQALRRARRHPLLQGYEVHVTPNVHPEPEHMRDIVTCSGGTFLPTMPHTYGPRRLVISCQADAGCWAPALGARLPLASAELLLTGLLRQQLQLQPFLLLPSATPPATPPNSPGTPPTPPGLSLRHPREDSREAPGNPGSCRGLAELPGRGRSRQRHPRDPPGDPSRDPPRDPPGTRRRPAAPPAR, via the exons atggcTATTTCAAATGTTCGATGCCGAAATCACTCTCTGAACCCCAAAAAGGTCGCGGATCCAGATGTGAAACATCTGGAAGGCAGCAACCCAACTCTCGACATTGAGAGTGATACAGATGTCAAGGTGCCCCCCAAAACTGCTCTTTTTCACCCAAACTGCCACCCGACTGCCCTGGAGGTGAGCAATAACCCAGATGTGGAGGAAGGGGTCAAAAATCCAGATGTTGGAGGTGCTAAAAATGGATTTGGGATGCTTGTGGTGGACAGTGACACAGATGTGGAGGAGGTTGAGGTCCTTCCAGATGTTGTTTGCCCAAAAATACGTAGaatggacaaaaaaaccctgagtgTGGAGATGGAGACCCCAAATCCAGATGTTGGAGGTCCTAAAAATGGATGCTGGACACTTGTGGAGAGCAATACAGATGTGGAGATGGAGAGCTCAAACTCTGTTGAAGGGCCTAAAAATAGACATCAGATGCTCACGGTGGATAGTGATACAgatgtggaggagaatggaGCCAATCCAGACATTGGATGCCCCCAAACCCATCAAACGACCCAAAACGTaccaaaaaccagaaatactgAGATGGAGACCCACAGTGCAGACATTGAAGGTTCGCAGAAAGGACATCAGATGCTCACGGTGGACAGCGATACAgatgtggaggagaatggaGCCAACTCAGATGTTGGATACCCTAAAGCCCAtcaaacaacccaaaacttaCCAAAAATCCCAATTATTGAGATGCAAAATGCAGATGTTGAAGGTTCACAAAAGGGTCATGGGATGCTCACGGTGGACAGCGATACAgatgtggaggagaatggaGCCAACCCAGATGTTGGATACCCTAAAACCCATCGAACAACCCAAAACTTACCAAAAATCCCAATTATTGAGATGCAAAATGCGGATGTTGAAGGTTCACAAAAGGGTCATGGGATGCTCACGGTGGACAGCGATACAGATGTGGAGGAGGACACTTCCAATAGAGATGTGCACCCAGAAAGCCACCGAACAGCCCCCAGAGACCCAGATGTGAAGACAGAGACCACAAATCGAGATGTTGAAGGACAACAGATTCTCCTGGTGGAAAGCGATACAGATGTTGAAGACGACACTTCCAATCCAGATGTTGGGACTTCAAAAACCCATCAGGTAACCCAAAATGTGCCAAGAAGCCCAGATGTGGAGACGAAGAGTCCGAATCCACGTGCCGAAGGaccccaaaaccaacactgGACGCTTGCGGTGGACAGTGATACAGATGTGGAGGAAAATGAAGTGAATCCAAGTGTTGAGTGTCCAAAAACCCATAGAATTACTCCCAAAACCTGCAGAGACCCAGATGTGGAGATGAGGAACCCAAATCCACATGCTGAAGAACTCCCAAATGAGCATCGGAACCTAGAGGTGGACAGTGACACAGATGTGGATGATGACAATCTAAGTCAAGCTGTTTTTTGCccaaaaagccacaaaacaccccaaaacacccGGAAAGACCCAACTGTGGTGATGGAGACCCCAAATCCAGATGTTGGTGGCCTCAGCCATGGCTCAGTGGCCCCCAATGGTGACAGCGATACAGATGTGGAGGACCTCAACGCCCTTCCCAACATTGGAGCTCCAAAAACGCACGGGATAACCCATGAAGTCATGGAGACAGTTGCTAAGATGGCTGCTGCTCCAGATGTTGACCCCGAGAGGCCAACACGGACCAGTGACGATCCAGATGTGAAGATGTCATTCCCAGCTCCAGATGTTGGAGCCCCCAAAGCCCGGTGCCCTGTCCTGAATGTGGACAGTGATACAGATGTTGAGGACAACGGCATCATTCCAGATGTTGGGACAGTGCAAGGGTGTCAAGGGGCATCTGGTGACCCAGATGTGGTAATGACGTCCCCAAATCCAGATGTTTCCTCTACCATGAGACCTGGGGATGGTAGCGACACCGACATGGAGGAGGTGGCTCCCACTCCAGATGTTCGGAGCCGAATCCAGACCCGAATCCGGACCCGAAATCGGTCCCATCCAGAAACAGAGGACCCCACCGTGGGCAGCAATACCGCTGTGGAGGAGACAGACCCAAACCAACAGAAATCATCCCCAAATCGGCAAAGTTTGTCCCCAAAACCACACGGTGCCGCAAGCGTGGGAGGAGTGGTCTCAAAACATCACGTTTCAGCCCCAAATACAGATGAGAAACCCCCGAATCCAGATGTTGGGGTGCAACAAGACAACGGGGAGACCCTGGTGAGGGGTGAGGATCCAGTTGTGCAGCCAGATGTTTCAACCCCCAAATCTCCACATCCGTCTGCAAATTTGGATGTCACCGGCGGTGCTGATGGTGGGCCCAGCAGTACCGAGGCCATCTCCGGCGGGGACACGGGTGGGGATGCGAGTGCGATGGTGACAGAGAGCGACATCGACG aaGACCCCGACCTCTTCTTGGAGCCCACCCAGAGCTTCTTGCCACCGGTGCCCGAGG GTGCAGCCCCAGACTGGGACCCCGAGGAGCCCACCCAGCCCTTCTTCCTccccgaggaggaggagcagccaCCCCTGGCgcccccccaggacccccccggTCCCTGGGTCCCCCCGATGATGACGGTGACGCCGGTGACGCCGGGACGGGAGGGGCCTCGCCGAAGCCAGCGCCTGGCCAGGAGCCGAGGGGGCGGAGCTACGGAGGGCGGAGCCTCTGGCAGGGGCGGAGCTACAGAGGGCGGAGCCTCTGGCAGGGGCGGAGCCAGCAGGGTTAGAGGTGGAGCACCCCCTGTCCCCGCCCCCGTGCGGCGCAGCCCCCGCCTCCGGACCCGCCCCACTCCACCTGAGCCGCCAACCGTGAAGGGGCAGGTGGTGCCCCGCCCCCCACCGAAACCACGCCCCCATCGGgcaggccacgccccctccaAGAGGCAAGCTCAG gaggaggaggaggagccaCCAGAGGTCGTGGGACCCCAGCTCCGCCCCCGGGGGGGCCCCAGCTCCACCCCCCTCAAG GTGCTGTTCACGGGGGTGGTGGCCTCCCCAGGCATGGAGGTGGCCCTGAAGACGCTGGGGGGGTCTATGGCCACCTCCGTCTTCGACTGTACCCACCTGGTGACCGACCGCGTCCGACGCACCGTCAAGTTCCTCTGCGCGGTGGCCCGCGGCATCCCCATCGTCACCCCGGAGTGGCTCCACGAG agCACCCGCAGTGGCCGTGTCCTGGCGCCGGGTCCCTTCCTGGTGCGCGACAGCCAGCAGGAACGTCACTTCGGCTTCAGCCTGGCCCAGGCCCTGCGCCGCGCCCGACGCCACCCCCTGCTCCAG GGCTACGAGGTCCACGTCACCCCCAACGTCCATCCCGAGCCCGAGCACATGAGGGACATCGTCACCTGCAGCGGTGGCACCTTCCTGCCCACCATGCCCCACACCTACGGG ccgcgGCGGTTGGTGATCTCGTGCCAGGCGGACGCGGGGTGCTGGGCCCCGGCGCTGGGCGCCCGCCTGCCCTTGGCCTCGGCCGAGCTGCTGCTGACGGGGCTCCtgcggcagcagctccagctccagcccttcctcctcctccccagcgccaccccccccgccacccccccaaactcccctgggacccccccgacccccccagGCCTTTCCCTTCGTCACCCCCGCGAGGATTCTCGGGAAGCCCCGGGAAATCCTGGATCCTGCCGGGGGCTGGCGGAGCTGCCGGGCCGAGGCCGGAGCCGCCAACGAcacccccgggaccccccagGGGACCCCTCAAGGGACCCCCCAAGGGACCCCCCCGGCACCCGGCGGCGGCCGGCAGCTCCCCCCGCCCGCTaa
- the MDC1 gene encoding mediator of DNA damage checkpoint protein 1 isoform X3 — protein MQRRRHQGLSTAGGAGQGLEPAPSLASDSEDDELPWRPALGDTISPRIVPESDPEEPDVCPDVQGPRKRRHTPASEQHPDVAIPCSDPDVRRSKKCRYSPKTTTDPDVGRKMAISNVRCRNHSLNPKKVADPDVKHLEGSNPTLDIESDTDVKVPPKTALFHPNCHPTALEVSNNPDVEEGVKNPDVGGAKNGFGMLVVDSDTDVEEVEVLPDVVCPKIRRMDKKTLSVEMETPNPDVGGPKNGCWTLVESNTDVEMESSNSVEGPKNRHQMLTVDSDTDVEENGANPDIGCPQTHQTTQNVPKTRNTEMETHSADIEGSQKGHQMLTVDSDTDVEENGANSDVGYPKAHQTTQNLPKIPIIEMQNADVEGSQKGHGMLTVDSDTDVEENGANPDVGYPKTHRTTQNLPKIPIIEMQNADVEGSQKGHGMLTVDSDTDVEEDTSNRDVHPESHRTAPRDPDVKTETTNRDVEGQQILLVESDTDVEDDTSNPDVGTSKTHQVTQNVPRSPDVETKSPNPRAEGPQNQHWTLAVDSDTDVEENEVNPSVECPKTHRITPKTCRDPDVEMRNPNPHAEELPNEHRNLEVDSDTDVDDDNLSQAVFCPKSHKTPQNTRKDPTVVMETPNPDVGGLSHGSVAPNGDSDTDVEDLNALPNIGAPKTHGITHEVMETVAKMAAAPDVDPERPTRTSDDPDVKMSFPAPDVGAPKARCPVLNVDSDTDVEDNGIIPDVGTVQGCQGASGDPDVVMTSPNPDVSSTMRPGDGSDTDMEEVAPTPDVRSRIQTRIRTRNRSHPETEDPTVGSNTAVEETDPNQQKSSPNRQSLSPKPHGAASVGGVVSKHHVSAPNTDEKPPNPDVGVQQDNGETLVRGEDPVVQPDVSTPKSPHPSANLDVTGGADGGPSSTEAISGGDTGGDASAMVTESDIDEDPDLFLEPTQSFLPPVPEGAAPDWDPEEPTQPFFLPEEEEQPPLAPPQDPPGPWVPPMMTVTPVTPGREGPRRSQRLARSRGGGATEGGASGRGGATEGGASGRGGASRVRGGAPPVPAPVRRSPRLRTRPTPPEPPTVKGQVVPRPPPKPRPHRAGHAPSKRQAQVLFTGVVASPGMEVALKTLGGSMATSVFDCTHLVTDRVRRTVKFLCAVARGIPIVTPEWLHESTRSGRVLAPGPFLVRDSQQERHFGFSLAQALRRARRHPLLQGYEVHVTPNVHPEPEHMRDIVTCSGGTFLPTMPHTYGPRRLVISCQADAGCWAPALGARLPLASAELLLTGLLRQQLQLQPFLLLPSATPPATPPNSPGTPPTPPGLSLRHPREDSREAPGNPGSCRGLAELPGRGRSRQRHPRDPPGDPSRDPPRDPPGTRRRPAAPPAR, from the exons ATGCAACGAAGGCGCCACCAAGGCCTCAGCACTGCGGGGGGTGCAG GACAGGGACTGGAACCGGCCCCCTCCCTCGCCAGCGACTCAGAGGATGACGAGCTGCCTTGGC GCCCTGCTCTCGGAGACACTATCTCACCCCGAATTGTGCCAGAGAG CGACCCAGAGGAGCCAGATGTGTGCCCAGATGTTCAGGGCCCCCGAAAACGCCGCCACACCCCCGCATCAGAGCAGCACCCGGATGTGGCCATACCCTGCTCAGATCCAGACGTCAGGCGATCCAAAAAGTGCCGTTACagccccaaaaccaccacagatccagatgtgggaagaaaaatggcTATTTCAAATGTTCGATGCCGAAATCACTCTCTGAACCCCAAAAAGGTCGCGGATCCAGATGTGAAACATCTGGAAGGCAGCAACCCAACTCTCGACATTGAGAGTGATACAGATGTCAAGGTGCCCCCCAAAACTGCTCTTTTTCACCCAAACTGCCACCCGACTGCCCTGGAGGTGAGCAATAACCCAGATGTGGAGGAAGGGGTCAAAAATCCAGATGTTGGAGGTGCTAAAAATGGATTTGGGATGCTTGTGGTGGACAGTGACACAGATGTGGAGGAGGTTGAGGTCCTTCCAGATGTTGTTTGCCCAAAAATACGTAGaatggacaaaaaaaccctgagtgTGGAGATGGAGACCCCAAATCCAGATGTTGGAGGTCCTAAAAATGGATGCTGGACACTTGTGGAGAGCAATACAGATGTGGAGATGGAGAGCTCAAACTCTGTTGAAGGGCCTAAAAATAGACATCAGATGCTCACGGTGGATAGTGATACAgatgtggaggagaatggaGCCAATCCAGACATTGGATGCCCCCAAACCCATCAAACGACCCAAAACGTaccaaaaaccagaaatactgAGATGGAGACCCACAGTGCAGACATTGAAGGTTCGCAGAAAGGACATCAGATGCTCACGGTGGACAGCGATACAgatgtggaggagaatggaGCCAACTCAGATGTTGGATACCCTAAAGCCCAtcaaacaacccaaaacttaCCAAAAATCCCAATTATTGAGATGCAAAATGCAGATGTTGAAGGTTCACAAAAGGGTCATGGGATGCTCACGGTGGACAGCGATACAgatgtggaggagaatggaGCCAACCCAGATGTTGGATACCCTAAAACCCATCGAACAACCCAAAACTTACCAAAAATCCCAATTATTGAGATGCAAAATGCGGATGTTGAAGGTTCACAAAAGGGTCATGGGATGCTCACGGTGGACAGCGATACAGATGTGGAGGAGGACACTTCCAATAGAGATGTGCACCCAGAAAGCCACCGAACAGCCCCCAGAGACCCAGATGTGAAGACAGAGACCACAAATCGAGATGTTGAAGGACAACAGATTCTCCTGGTGGAAAGCGATACAGATGTTGAAGACGACACTTCCAATCCAGATGTTGGGACTTCAAAAACCCATCAGGTAACCCAAAATGTGCCAAGAAGCCCAGATGTGGAGACGAAGAGTCCGAATCCACGTGCCGAAGGaccccaaaaccaacactgGACGCTTGCGGTGGACAGTGATACAGATGTGGAGGAAAATGAAGTGAATCCAAGTGTTGAGTGTCCAAAAACCCATAGAATTACTCCCAAAACCTGCAGAGACCCAGATGTGGAGATGAGGAACCCAAATCCACATGCTGAAGAACTCCCAAATGAGCATCGGAACCTAGAGGTGGACAGTGACACAGATGTGGATGATGACAATCTAAGTCAAGCTGTTTTTTGCccaaaaagccacaaaacaccccaaaacacccGGAAAGACCCAACTGTGGTGATGGAGACCCCAAATCCAGATGTTGGTGGCCTCAGCCATGGCTCAGTGGCCCCCAATGGTGACAGCGATACAGATGTGGAGGACCTCAACGCCCTTCCCAACATTGGAGCTCCAAAAACGCACGGGATAACCCATGAAGTCATGGAGACAGTTGCTAAGATGGCTGCTGCTCCAGATGTTGACCCCGAGAGGCCAACACGGACCAGTGACGATCCAGATGTGAAGATGTCATTCCCAGCTCCAGATGTTGGAGCCCCCAAAGCCCGGTGCCCTGTCCTGAATGTGGACAGTGATACAGATGTTGAGGACAACGGCATCATTCCAGATGTTGGGACAGTGCAAGGGTGTCAAGGGGCATCTGGTGACCCAGATGTGGTAATGACGTCCCCAAATCCAGATGTTTCCTCTACCATGAGACCTGGGGATGGTAGCGACACCGACATGGAGGAGGTGGCTCCCACTCCAGATGTTCGGAGCCGAATCCAGACCCGAATCCGGACCCGAAATCGGTCCCATCCAGAAACAGAGGACCCCACCGTGGGCAGCAATACCGCTGTGGAGGAGACAGACCCAAACCAACAGAAATCATCCCCAAATCGGCAAAGTTTGTCCCCAAAACCACACGGTGCCGCAAGCGTGGGAGGAGTGGTCTCAAAACATCACGTTTCAGCCCCAAATACAGATGAGAAACCCCCGAATCCAGATGTTGGGGTGCAACAAGACAACGGGGAGACCCTGGTGAGGGGTGAGGATCCAGTTGTGCAGCCAGATGTTTCAACCCCCAAATCTCCACATCCGTCTGCAAATTTGGATGTCACCGGCGGTGCTGATGGTGGGCCCAGCAGTACCGAGGCCATCTCCGGCGGGGACACGGGTGGGGATGCGAGTGCGATGGTGACAGAGAGCGACATCGACG aaGACCCCGACCTCTTCTTGGAGCCCACCCAGAGCTTCTTGCCACCGGTGCCCGAGG GTGCAGCCCCAGACTGGGACCCCGAGGAGCCCACCCAGCCCTTCTTCCTccccgaggaggaggagcagccaCCCCTGGCgcccccccaggacccccccggTCCCTGGGTCCCCCCGATGATGACGGTGACGCCGGTGACGCCGGGACGGGAGGGGCCTCGCCGAAGCCAGCGCCTGGCCAGGAGCCGAGGGGGCGGAGCTACGGAGGGCGGAGCCTCTGGCAGGGGCGGAGCTACAGAGGGCGGAGCCTCTGGCAGGGGCGGAGCCAGCAGGGTTAGAGGTGGAGCACCCCCTGTCCCCGCCCCCGTGCGGCGCAGCCCCCGCCTCCGGACCCGCCCCACTCCACCTGAGCCGCCAACCGTGAAGGGGCAGGTGGTGCCCCGCCCCCCACCGAAACCACGCCCCCATCGGgcaggccacgccccctccaAGAGGCAAGCTCAG GTGCTGTTCACGGGGGTGGTGGCCTCCCCAGGCATGGAGGTGGCCCTGAAGACGCTGGGGGGGTCTATGGCCACCTCCGTCTTCGACTGTACCCACCTGGTGACCGACCGCGTCCGACGCACCGTCAAGTTCCTCTGCGCGGTGGCCCGCGGCATCCCCATCGTCACCCCGGAGTGGCTCCACGAG agCACCCGCAGTGGCCGTGTCCTGGCGCCGGGTCCCTTCCTGGTGCGCGACAGCCAGCAGGAACGTCACTTCGGCTTCAGCCTGGCCCAGGCCCTGCGCCGCGCCCGACGCCACCCCCTGCTCCAG GGCTACGAGGTCCACGTCACCCCCAACGTCCATCCCGAGCCCGAGCACATGAGGGACATCGTCACCTGCAGCGGTGGCACCTTCCTGCCCACCATGCCCCACACCTACGGG ccgcgGCGGTTGGTGATCTCGTGCCAGGCGGACGCGGGGTGCTGGGCCCCGGCGCTGGGCGCCCGCCTGCCCTTGGCCTCGGCCGAGCTGCTGCTGACGGGGCTCCtgcggcagcagctccagctccagcccttcctcctcctccccagcgccaccccccccgccacccccccaaactcccctgggacccccccgacccccccagGCCTTTCCCTTCGTCACCCCCGCGAGGATTCTCGGGAAGCCCCGGGAAATCCTGGATCCTGCCGGGGGCTGGCGGAGCTGCCGGGCCGAGGCCGGAGCCGCCAACGAcacccccgggaccccccagGGGACCCCTCAAGGGACCCCCCAAGGGACCCCCCCGGCACCCGGCGGCGGCCGGCAGCTCCCCCCGCCCGCTaa